A genomic stretch from Chryseobacterium sp. SNU WT5 includes:
- the xth gene encoding exodeoxyribonuclease III, translated as MKIATYNVNGVNGRLPVLLQWLTAEQPDVVCLQELKAPQDKFPEHEIMKAGYHAVWVGQKSWNGVAVLTKSKKATVIRTNLPGDETDEQSRYLEVKVDDLTIVCIYVPNGNPTPGDKFDYKLNWLQRLDAQAELLISSGKPVIITGDFNIIPTEEDVYKPEKYKKDALFLPEVRTAFENLIDQGWTDALRHLYPRETIYTFYDYFRNAYERDAGMRIDHFLLSPDLLPTLERGGVDKKVRGWEKTSDHVPTWIEVRE; from the coding sequence ATGAAAATTGCAACATATAATGTCAATGGAGTAAATGGTAGATTGCCCGTTCTTTTACAGTGGCTGACTGCAGAGCAACCGGATGTAGTTTGCCTACAAGAATTAAAAGCTCCTCAAGATAAGTTCCCCGAACATGAAATTATGAAAGCAGGTTATCATGCTGTTTGGGTTGGACAAAAAAGTTGGAATGGAGTGGCAGTTTTAACCAAATCTAAGAAAGCGACTGTCATCCGAACTAACCTTCCTGGAGATGAAACAGATGAGCAGAGTAGATATTTGGAAGTAAAGGTGGATGACCTAACAATTGTGTGTATTTATGTGCCTAATGGAAATCCAACGCCAGGCGATAAATTTGATTATAAACTCAATTGGTTACAGAGATTAGATGCTCAAGCTGAACTTTTAATCAGTTCTGGAAAACCAGTAATCATCACTGGTGATTTTAATATTATTCCCACAGAGGAAGATGTGTATAAACCTGAAAAGTATAAAAAAGACGCTCTTTTTCTACCTGAAGTTCGTACGGCATTTGAGAATTTAATTGATCAAGGTTGGACCGATGCTCTGCGACATCTTTACCCAAGAGAGACAATTTATACTTTTTATGATTATTTCCGAAATGCTTATGAAAGAGATGCGGGGATGCGAATCGATCATTTTCTCCTTTCCCCTGACCTTTTACCTACTTTAGAAAGAGGTGGTGTAGATAAGAAGGTTCGAGGTTGGGAGAAAACGAGTGATCATGTTCCAACCTGGATTGAGGTTAGGGAATAG
- a CDS encoding DNA-formamidopyrimidine glycosylase family protein: protein MQKFKGRKVTESGGYNNPFAEDISGKILKDIETYGKYLLLDFNHFIITVHFGLFGSFLIDDTKKVNASFSLFFDKNFINFYVVKIKKLDNRDSFDQQLNVFSEKYELEKTHQLLLEKYSENKIGDVLLNQDVFPGLGNILRNEVLFLSKIHPESTVNKIPAKKVDELLRNIKDFSSASVELIEQKIWKSSSSVYKKKEWKKEKVLEYVAPKIKRKTYVVEKVQKVYQ, encoded by the coding sequence ATGCAAAAGTTTAAAGGACGGAAAGTGACTGAAAGCGGCGGTTACAACAATCCTTTTGCTGAAGATATTTCTGGCAAAATTTTAAAAGATATTGAAACATACGGAAAGTATCTACTTCTCGATTTCAATCATTTTATTATCACCGTTCATTTTGGTCTATTTGGCAGTTTTTTAATTGATGATACGAAAAAGGTTAATGCAAGTTTTTCATTATTTTTTGATAAAAATTTCATCAACTTCTATGTAGTTAAAATCAAAAAATTAGATAATAGAGATTCTTTTGATCAGCAACTTAATGTATTCTCTGAAAAATATGAATTAGAAAAAACACACCAACTTTTACTCGAAAAATATTCCGAAAACAAAATTGGTGATGTTCTTTTGAATCAAGATGTATTTCCAGGCTTGGGAAATATCCTCAGAAATGAGGTCTTATTTTTAAGTAAAATTCACCCTGAAAGTACAGTTAATAAAATTCCGGCAAAAAAAGTTGATGAATTGCTTCGTAATATTAAAGACTTTTCATCAGCTTCAGTTGAATTAATTGAACAAAAAATCTGGAAATCTTCAAGTTCCGTTTACAAGAAAAAAGAGTGGAAAAAGGAAAAGGTCCTCGAATATGTAGCTCCAAAAATTAAACGAAAAACCTACGTTGTAGAGAAAGTGCAGAAAGTTTATCAGTAA
- a CDS encoding DNA topoisomerase IB — protein MKPEPLNLEIITKITPSKLVKIMEDPVKSAKAVNLIYTTDAEDNGFVRKKRGEKFTYFYKGIKINDKEEIERIQKLAIPPAWECVWICALQNGHLQATGLDAKKRKQYRYHPLWNALRNHTKFYRMLKFGDALPQIRLNLEQDLAHRKLDKRKVLALVVSLMERTNIRIGNNIYEKLYGSFGLTTLKDKHVNVKGQKIKFSFKGKKGIYHDIDLKNAKLAKAVKNCRDIPGKELFQFYDEEGKRHAIDSGMVNDYIKEISGENFSAKDFRTWSGTVNALIAFKEIDMQENEDNQKTKIKHAIERVACELGNTSTVCRKYYIHPLIINLYENNSIKKYLSELDEIEVDDGKAGLTKEEQIVMKILQNEKPK, from the coding sequence ATGAAGCCTGAGCCACTTAATTTAGAGATTATCACCAAGATAACTCCGTCCAAATTAGTCAAAATCATGGAGGATCCGGTGAAATCTGCAAAGGCAGTCAACTTAATCTATACTACAGATGCGGAAGATAACGGTTTTGTAAGAAAAAAAAGAGGTGAAAAATTCACTTATTTTTACAAGGGGATCAAAATAAATGATAAGGAGGAGATAGAGCGTATTCAAAAGCTTGCTATTCCTCCTGCTTGGGAATGTGTTTGGATTTGTGCCCTACAAAACGGACATCTACAAGCAACCGGTCTTGATGCAAAAAAAAGAAAACAATACCGTTATCACCCACTGTGGAACGCACTTCGAAATCATACCAAATTTTATCGAATGCTTAAGTTTGGCGATGCACTTCCACAGATTCGTCTCAATTTAGAACAGGATCTTGCTCATCGTAAATTAGATAAACGTAAAGTTCTAGCGCTGGTGGTAAGTTTGATGGAACGAACGAATATTCGAATCGGTAATAATATCTATGAAAAATTATATGGTTCATTCGGCTTAACAACTCTGAAAGATAAACATGTGAACGTTAAAGGTCAAAAAATAAAATTTTCCTTTAAAGGCAAGAAGGGTATTTACCATGATATCGATTTAAAAAATGCAAAACTTGCAAAAGCCGTTAAAAACTGCCGTGATATCCCAGGAAAAGAATTATTTCAATTTTATGATGAGGAGGGAAAGAGGCATGCCATCGACAGTGGAATGGTGAATGATTATATTAAGGAAATCAGTGGTGAAAACTTTAGCGCAAAAGATTTCCGGACCTGGTCGGGAACAGTAAACGCATTAATAGCTTTTAAGGAGATCGATATGCAGGAAAACGAAGACAATCAAAAAACCAAAATCAAACATGCCATTGAACGGGTCGCTTGTGAATTGGGAAATACCAGTACGGTGTGTCGTAAATATTATATTCATCCACTTATTATCAATCTTTATGAAAATAATTCTATTAAAAAATATTTGAGCGAATTAGATGAAATTGAAGTTGACGATGGCAAAGCAGGTTTGACTAAAGAAGAACAGATTGTGATGAAAATTCTACAGAACGAAAAGCCTAAATAA
- a CDS encoding phosphatidate cytidylyltransferase, translated as MKKFTFLYLAILSIMMLTGCDAIGTIFKAGMWWAFILIGGVIAVILWLFTRGKN; from the coding sequence ATGAAAAAGTTTACATTTCTTTATTTAGCAATTCTTTCAATCATGATGTTAACAGGTTGTGATGCAATCGGAACTATTTTTAAAGCTGGAATGTGGTGGGCATTTATTTTGATTGGTGGTGTAATTGCCGTTATTCTATGGTTATTTACCAGAGGCAAAAATTAA
- a CDS encoding DUF6526 family protein has translation MKTQNYKNHIKFYPPHHFIYLPLLMILQVTGIWKIFSDEAHQLIWILFSILTFLILYLTLMLRQHYALGNQNRIVRLEFKQRYFELFGKRSDEVENQLKFDQIAALRFAYDDEFKTLLDKALKSKISGDEIKKSITQWKPDLHRI, from the coding sequence ATGAAAACTCAGAACTATAAAAATCATATTAAATTTTATCCTCCTCATCATTTCATTTATCTGCCCTTGCTTATGATCCTGCAAGTGACTGGAATTTGGAAGATTTTCTCTGACGAAGCCCATCAGTTGATTTGGATTTTATTTTCAATTTTAACTTTCCTAATTTTATATTTAACGTTGATGCTTCGGCAGCATTATGCATTAGGAAATCAAAATCGAATTGTTCGTTTAGAATTTAAACAAAGATATTTTGAACTATTTGGTAAGCGTTCTGATGAAGTGGAAAACCAACTTAAATTTGACCAAATCGCTGCACTTAGGTTTGCGTATGACGACGAATTTAAAACTTTGCTCGATAAAGCGTTAAAATCTAAAATATCTGGTGACGAAATCAAAAAATCAATCACTCAGTGGAAACCAGACCTCCATCGAATTTAA